From a region of the Mycolicibacterium sp. MU0050 genome:
- a CDS encoding enoyl-CoA hydratase/isomerase family protein, translating to MTTSIEAPVTSHTGADGIARLRLNRPAASNGLTVELLKALHQEILACHADPAVKVVLLTGEGRNFCAGGDVKTFESKGEALPDYLREATAWLQLATAALIQLRVPVVTAVQGFAAGGGGLGLVCASDFVVAARSAKFFSGAVRVGMAPDGGVSVTLTQLVGLRQAMRILLTNPTLTATEAADLGLITEVVDDDELTTRAEALATELTTFPPLAVSATKRLVWSGVGQSVEQRLAEEARTVSELSGTADSLEGLRAVIERRAPRFVGR from the coding sequence ATGACGACATCGATCGAGGCCCCAGTCACCTCACACACCGGCGCCGACGGGATCGCCCGCCTGCGCCTCAACCGGCCGGCGGCCTCCAACGGTCTGACGGTGGAGCTGCTCAAGGCCTTGCACCAGGAGATCCTGGCCTGCCACGCGGACCCGGCCGTCAAGGTCGTCCTGCTGACCGGGGAGGGCCGCAACTTCTGCGCCGGCGGCGACGTCAAGACCTTCGAGTCCAAAGGTGAGGCGCTGCCGGATTACCTGCGCGAAGCCACGGCGTGGCTGCAACTCGCGACGGCGGCGCTGATCCAGTTGCGGGTGCCGGTGGTGACCGCGGTGCAGGGCTTCGCCGCCGGCGGCGGCGGGCTCGGGCTGGTGTGCGCGTCGGACTTCGTGGTGGCGGCCCGCTCGGCGAAGTTCTTCTCCGGCGCGGTGCGGGTCGGCATGGCGCCGGACGGCGGGGTCTCGGTGACACTGACCCAGCTGGTGGGACTGCGCCAAGCCATGCGCATCCTGCTCACCAATCCGACGTTGACGGCCACCGAGGCCGCCGACCTCGGGCTGATCACCGAGGTGGTCGACGACGACGAGCTGACCACGCGCGCCGAGGCGCTCGCTACCGAGCTGACCACCTTCCCGCCGCTGGCGGTGTCGGCGACCAAGCGCCTCGTGTGGAGTGGCGTCGGGCAGTCCGTCGAACAGCGCCTGGCCGAGGAGGCGCGCACGGTCTCGGAACTGTCCGGCACCGCCGACTCGCTCGAGGGGCTCCGCGCCGTCATCGAACGTCGTGCACCGAGGTTCGTCGGCCGATGA
- a CDS encoding enoyl-CoA hydratase/isomerase family protein codes for MTTAAEVLIDDDGAVRIITLNRPEVRNAIDMPLRIALAEALEAADADPNVRAIVLTGAGRAFCSGGDISTMARTPEEQAMQRVQLAQKVIRAIWNTGKPVIAAVEGAAYGAGTALAAACDRVVAARDARFATTFVNVGLAGDMGVYASLPARIGVARARQMLLMAQPVGAPEALDWGLVDALAEPGDARDAAVTDAQTLAARPAEALSVLKQMLARSPQLHPLEILDREASHQARLFDTDDFAEGVAAFREKRAPSFGSRQGV; via the coding sequence ATGACCACCGCTGCCGAGGTCCTGATCGACGACGACGGTGCGGTGCGCATCATCACCCTGAACCGCCCCGAGGTGCGCAACGCCATCGACATGCCGCTGCGAATCGCGCTGGCCGAGGCCCTTGAGGCCGCCGATGCGGACCCGAACGTCCGCGCCATTGTGCTGACCGGAGCCGGCCGGGCGTTCTGCTCCGGCGGCGACATCTCCACCATGGCGCGCACTCCCGAAGAGCAGGCCATGCAACGAGTGCAGTTGGCGCAAAAGGTGATTCGGGCGATTTGGAACACCGGAAAACCGGTCATTGCGGCGGTCGAGGGGGCGGCGTACGGTGCGGGCACCGCGCTGGCCGCCGCCTGTGATCGTGTCGTCGCCGCCCGCGACGCCCGATTCGCCACCACCTTCGTCAACGTCGGTCTGGCCGGTGACATGGGCGTGTACGCGTCGCTGCCCGCCCGGATCGGCGTCGCGCGCGCACGGCAGATGCTGTTGATGGCCCAACCGGTCGGCGCGCCCGAGGCGCTGGACTGGGGGCTGGTGGATGCCCTCGCCGAACCGGGGGACGCGCGCGACGCCGCCGTCACCGATGCGCAGACCCTGGCCGCCCGCCCCGCCGAGGCGCTGAGCGTGCTGAAGCAGATGCTCGCCCGCAGCCCGCAGCTGCATCCGCTGGAGATCCTCGACCGCGAGGCCAGCCACCAGGCGCGGCTTTTCGACACCGACGACTTCGCCGAGGGCGTCGCCGCCTTCCGCGAGAAGCGCGCCCCTTCGTTTGGTTCCAGGCAAGGAGTTTGA
- a CDS encoding aromatic ring-hydroxylating dioxygenase subunit alpha: MTSAIGSRLGELIQPSRVHGSLYTDPAIFAEELRKIWYRTWVFVGHESEVPQPNDYVRKKLGLQDVIMTRDRDGQIHLLLNRCSHRGNQVCDDAKGNSGTFRCPYHGWTFRNTGELVGFPFFKGYGERKLDMPMGRVPRMDSYGGFVFGSFAEDGPSLREHLGAAAGEIDRLTRLSPEGKVALDAGWLQHQTRGNWKLLVENETDGYHPQFVHGAIFGVTGSTIGPLYSDSSTAVTRDLGGGHSENDLRPEFRKFAEPMRWFGTTEERVPNYVAAMRAKHGAAAEQILIEGAPHVMIFPNLFIAEIQVFNIQPVAVNECVQYSTAVQLVGAPELNRRMVSQCVGSVGPAGMLLADDTEMYERNQQGLEQLTPEWLDIRRGLNRERIDEQGFTIGGATDETGMRGFWSHYQRLMEA; this comes from the coding sequence ATGACGTCTGCGATTGGCAGCCGGCTCGGCGAACTGATCCAGCCGAGCCGGGTGCACGGTTCGCTGTACACCGACCCGGCCATCTTCGCCGAGGAGTTGCGCAAGATCTGGTATCGCACCTGGGTCTTCGTCGGCCACGAAAGCGAAGTGCCACAACCCAACGACTACGTCCGCAAGAAGCTCGGGCTGCAGGACGTCATCATGACCCGGGACCGGGACGGGCAGATCCATCTGCTGCTCAACCGGTGTTCGCACCGCGGCAATCAGGTGTGCGACGACGCCAAGGGCAACTCGGGCACCTTCCGGTGCCCGTACCACGGCTGGACCTTCCGCAACACCGGCGAGTTGGTCGGCTTCCCGTTCTTCAAGGGCTACGGCGAACGCAAACTCGACATGCCGATGGGCCGGGTCCCGCGGATGGACTCCTACGGCGGATTCGTGTTCGGCAGCTTTGCCGAAGACGGGCCCAGCCTGCGCGAGCACCTCGGTGCCGCCGCCGGCGAGATCGACCGGCTCACCCGGTTGTCGCCGGAGGGCAAGGTCGCGCTGGACGCCGGCTGGCTGCAGCATCAGACCCGCGGCAACTGGAAGCTGCTCGTCGAGAACGAAACCGACGGGTACCACCCGCAATTCGTCCACGGCGCGATCTTCGGCGTCACGGGTAGCACCATCGGGCCGCTCTACAGCGATTCGTCGACCGCGGTGACCCGCGATCTCGGCGGCGGCCACAGCGAGAACGATCTGCGGCCGGAGTTCCGCAAGTTCGCCGAGCCGATGCGCTGGTTCGGCACCACCGAGGAACGGGTGCCGAACTACGTCGCGGCGATGCGTGCCAAACACGGCGCGGCCGCCGAGCAGATCCTCATCGAGGGCGCCCCGCACGTGATGATCTTCCCCAACCTGTTCATCGCCGAGATCCAGGTGTTCAACATCCAGCCGGTGGCGGTCAACGAATGCGTGCAGTATTCGACCGCGGTGCAGCTGGTCGGCGCACCGGAGCTCAACCGCCGGATGGTGTCGCAGTGTGTCGGCTCGGTGGGGCCCGCCGGAATGTTGCTGGCCGACGACACCGAGATGTACGAGCGCAACCAGCAGGGGCTCGAACAGTTGACGCCCGAATGGCTCGACATCCGCCGGGGACTCAACCGCGAGCGCATCGACGAGCAGGGCTTCACGATCGGCGGGGCCACAGACGAGACCGGTATGCGCGGGTTCTGGTCGCACTACCAGCGATTGATGGAGGCGTGA
- a CDS encoding aromatic-ring-hydroxylating dioxygenase subunit beta yields the protein MSAAVDSAAGLDPIPDWVDRFEVEQFLYREARFADESDYDAWEALWTDDALYWVPANGADTDPRREMSVIYDNRSRISTRLKQTRTGRRFAAAPASHLRRLLGNIEYLGGRANPDGGADLEVAANFIVFEARARENQLWGGRATYRLRHSPEGLRLAYKKVVLADNDKPIPTLGFLI from the coding sequence ATGAGTGCCGCAGTCGATTCGGCCGCCGGGCTGGATCCGATTCCGGACTGGGTGGACCGGTTCGAGGTGGAGCAGTTCCTGTACCGCGAAGCCCGCTTCGCTGACGAGAGCGACTACGACGCGTGGGAAGCGTTGTGGACCGACGACGCGCTGTACTGGGTGCCGGCCAACGGCGCCGACACCGATCCGCGCCGGGAGATGTCGGTGATCTACGACAACCGCAGCCGGATCTCCACCCGACTCAAGCAGACCCGCACCGGGCGCCGGTTCGCGGCGGCCCCGGCCTCGCACCTGCGGCGGCTGCTCGGCAACATCGAGTACCTCGGTGGCCGCGCCAACCCGGACGGCGGTGCGGACCTCGAGGTGGCCGCGAACTTCATCGTCTTCGAGGCACGCGCGCGGGAAAACCAGCTGTGGGGCGGGCGGGCCACCTACCGGCTCCGGCACAGTCCGGAAGGCCTGCGGCTGGCGTACAAGAAGGTGGTTCTGGCCGACAACGACAAGCCGATTCCCACGCTGGGATTCCTGATCTGA
- a CDS encoding acetyl-CoA C-acetyltransferase: MRRAAIVAPARTAVGTFGGSLRPLRAEDLAATVVKAVVKRSRVDPELIEDVVFAQSYANSEAPCIGRWVALHAGLPISVPGLQIDRRCGGGLQAVITAAMTVQTGAADVVLAGGVESMSNIEHYTTSARWGSRSGNQTLYDRLDRGREMSQPEWRFGRISGMIETAENLAGDYSISREAADEFAVRSHRRAAAAQEANLFDDEIIPIEVPQRRGEPVRFDRDEGVRPDSTPESLARLRTVTPGGTVTAGNSSQQNDAAAACLVVAEDALDRLGLEPIGYLEGWAAVGCEPARMGIGPVGAVEKLFSRTGLGFDDLDLIEINEAFAVQVLAVLAGWGLQLSDVEDRLNVNGSGISLGHPIGATGVRILTTMLHELRRRKGALALETMCVGGGQGIAAVFRGAA, from the coding sequence GTGAGGCGCGCGGCCATCGTGGCCCCCGCCCGCACCGCGGTCGGTACGTTCGGCGGCAGCCTGCGACCGCTGCGCGCAGAGGACCTCGCCGCGACCGTCGTCAAGGCGGTGGTGAAACGCAGCCGGGTCGATCCCGAATTGATCGAGGATGTGGTGTTCGCCCAGTCCTACGCCAACTCCGAGGCGCCGTGCATCGGCCGGTGGGTCGCACTGCACGCCGGCCTGCCGATCAGCGTCCCCGGCCTCCAGATCGATCGGCGCTGCGGCGGCGGGCTGCAGGCCGTGATCACCGCGGCCATGACCGTGCAGACCGGGGCGGCCGACGTGGTGCTGGCCGGCGGTGTGGAGTCGATGAGCAACATCGAGCACTACACCACCTCGGCGCGCTGGGGATCGCGGTCCGGCAACCAGACGCTGTATGACCGGCTGGACCGCGGGCGCGAAATGTCGCAGCCGGAATGGCGATTCGGGCGGATCAGCGGAATGATCGAAACCGCCGAGAACCTCGCCGGTGATTACAGCATCAGCCGGGAGGCCGCCGACGAGTTCGCCGTGCGCAGCCACCGGCGGGCCGCAGCCGCGCAAGAGGCGAACCTGTTCGACGACGAGATCATCCCGATCGAGGTGCCCCAGCGGCGCGGCGAACCGGTACGTTTCGACCGCGACGAGGGGGTGCGGCCGGATTCCACCCCGGAAAGCCTGGCGCGGTTGCGCACGGTCACCCCCGGTGGCACGGTCACCGCCGGCAACTCGAGCCAGCAGAACGACGCCGCCGCAGCATGCCTGGTGGTCGCCGAGGACGCCCTGGACCGGTTGGGGCTCGAGCCCATCGGCTACCTGGAGGGTTGGGCGGCGGTCGGCTGCGAACCGGCACGGATGGGTATCGGCCCGGTGGGCGCGGTCGAAAAGCTCTTCAGCCGAACGGGATTGGGATTCGACGACCTGGACCTCATCGAGATCAACGAAGCCTTCGCGGTGCAGGTGCTCGCGGTGCTCGCCGGCTGGGGCCTGCAGCTTTCCGACGTCGAGGACCGGCTCAACGTCAACGGCTCCGGCATCTCGTTGGGGCATCCGATCGGTGCGACGGGGGTCCGGATCCTGACCACCATGCTGCACGAGCTGCGGCGCCGCAAGGGCGCTCTGGCGCTCGAGACCATGTGCGTCGGTGGCGGCCAGGGCATCGCCGCGGTGTTCCGGGGTGCGGCATGA
- a CDS encoding OB-fold domain-containing protein produces MTGLLGYSTYVPAYRLGKRVVAGYDEDSTTMAVAAAAELVQSAAAQPAALYLATSSPAYADKTNASAVHAALGLSPEVFAADLCGTGRSAFAAIRSATQTGGLVVAADVRVGRPGSADEKLGGDGAAALLFGDGEPIAEVLAATSRTEEFLDRWRVPTQLTGHQWEERFGFERYAPLIRATVSAALDAAGLADVDHVALACPNSAIVKRAATLVKGQKSVVTAPLGFGGSADAALALCAVLDSADPGDTIVMVSATDGCDVLVLRATAALTDRRQRRALADQRTGGRPVPQLTYLSWRGLVDLEPPRRPEPERAAAPPAARAAGWKFSFTGSRCTACGFAHLPPVRVCRSCGVADEMTAVPAAGLSGSVATYTVDHLAFSPSPPMVQAAIDVDGGGRCTLEVADADPDRLSVGARVGFTFRRLFTAGDVHDYFWKAVLLDGQ; encoded by the coding sequence ATGACGGGGCTGCTCGGATACTCGACGTACGTTCCCGCCTACCGCCTGGGCAAGCGGGTGGTCGCCGGTTACGACGAGGATTCCACCACGATGGCCGTTGCCGCGGCAGCGGAGTTGGTCCAGAGTGCCGCGGCCCAACCGGCGGCGCTCTACTTGGCCACCAGCAGCCCGGCGTACGCCGACAAGACCAACGCGAGCGCCGTGCACGCGGCGCTCGGGCTGAGCCCCGAGGTGTTCGCCGCCGACCTGTGCGGCACCGGCCGCAGTGCGTTCGCGGCGATCCGGTCGGCGACGCAGACCGGGGGACTGGTGGTGGCCGCCGACGTCCGGGTCGGCCGGCCCGGCTCCGCCGACGAGAAGCTCGGCGGCGACGGCGCGGCCGCGCTGCTGTTCGGGGACGGGGAGCCGATCGCCGAGGTGCTGGCCGCCACCTCCCGCACCGAGGAGTTCCTCGACCGCTGGCGGGTGCCGACGCAGCTCACCGGCCATCAGTGGGAGGAGCGCTTCGGCTTCGAACGCTACGCCCCGCTCATCAGGGCCACGGTGTCCGCGGCGCTGGACGCCGCGGGCCTGGCCGACGTGGACCACGTGGCCCTGGCCTGTCCGAATTCCGCGATCGTCAAACGCGCCGCCACCCTGGTCAAGGGGCAGAAATCGGTCGTCACTGCGCCGCTGGGGTTCGGCGGCTCCGCCGACGCCGCACTGGCCTTGTGCGCGGTGCTCGACAGCGCAGATCCCGGGGACACCATCGTGATGGTGTCGGCCACCGACGGCTGCGACGTGCTCGTGTTGCGGGCCACCGCAGCGCTCACCGACCGTCGGCAGCGCCGAGCACTCGCCGATCAACGGACCGGTGGGCGCCCCGTCCCGCAGCTGACCTACCTGTCGTGGCGCGGGCTGGTGGACCTGGAGCCGCCGCGCCGCCCCGAACCCGAGCGGGCCGCCGCCCCGCCGGCCGCCCGGGCCGCGGGATGGAAATTCAGCTTCACCGGATCACGCTGCACCGCATGCGGTTTCGCGCATCTGCCGCCGGTCCGGGTCTGCCGGTCCTGCGGAGTCGCCGACGAGATGACGGCCGTGCCGGCAGCGGGACTGAGCGGATCCGTCGCCACCTACACCGTGGACCACCTGGCGTTCTCGCCCTCCCCACCGATGGTGCAGGCCGCCATCGACGTCGACGGCGGTGGTCGCTGCACGCTGGAGGTGGCCGACGCCGACCCGGACCGGCTGAGCGTGGGCGCGCGGGTCGGGTTCACCTTCCGCCGCCTGTTCACCGCCGGCGACGTCCACGACTACTTCTGGAAGGCGGTCCTTCTCGATGGCCAGTAA